In Streptomyces camelliae, the sequence CGGCCGCAAGGCCCAGAAGCCGTCCGCGTCCCCATCCGCGTCCCCGTCCCCCTCCGCCTCCCCGGCGTATCCCTCCCCGGCGGGCAACCCGTGAAGCCCGGTCTGCCAGGGTGGGCCGGGCCGCTCGCCGTGAAGGCGGCCGTGTTCATCACGGTGATGTGCTGCGCGCTGGCCGCGCTGCTCGGCGTCCTGGTGCATGTCTCGGTGACCAACCAGACGGTCGACCAGGCCCGCCACCAGGCCCTGTCCCGCCTCGCGGACGCCACCGAGGCGTACGAGGCCGGGGACACGCTGCTGCCGGGCGCCGGGGTCGACCCCGAGGGGCTGCCGCCCGCGCTGCGGACGCTGGCGGCGTCCGGTCAGCGCGGCACGATCGTCTCCACGCACAACGGGCGCCCCACCATGTGGGCGGCGGGCCCGGTGGCCGGGCGCCGGGCGCTGGCCGTGGAGGTCGACTACTCCCAGCAGGCCCGCACCATCGCCGGCCTCGACAACTCGATCCTGTGGTCGTCGGGCCTCGCGATCGGGGTGACGGTGCTGGTCGGCGTGTTCGCGGTGACCCGGGTGACCCGCCGGCTGCACGCCACCGCGCGTGTGGCCCGGCGGATCAGCACGGGTGACCTGGACGCGCGCGTGGACGATCCGCTGACCAGGGATCCGTCCCGGCCGCAGGACGAGGTGGCCGCGGTCGCGGCGGCCCTGGACACCATGGCCTCCACGCTGCAGAGCAAGCTGCTGAGCGAGCAGCGGTTCACCGCGGACGTGGCGCACGAGCTGCGCACCCCGCTGACCGGGCTGCACGCGGCGGCGGAGCTGCTGCCGCCGGGCCGGCCGACGGAGCTGGTGCGGGACCGGGTGGCGGCGCTGCGCACGCTCACCGAGGACCTGCTGGAGATCTCCCGGCTGGACACCGGCCGGGAGAAGCCGGCCGTGGGCACCGAGGAGCTGGGGGCGCTGGCCCGGCGGGTGGTGCGGGCGTCGGGCACCGACACGGAGGTGCGGATCGTCCGGAGCGCGCGGGTGGAGACCGACCGGCGGCGGCTGGAGCGGGTGCTGGGGAATCTGGTGGCCAACGCGCACAAGCACGGGGGCCCTCCGGTGGTCCTGACGGTGGACGGGCCCGTGGTGACCGTACGGGATCACGGCAGCGGGTATCCGGGGTACCTGGTGGCGCACGGGCCGCAGCGGTTCCGTACGGAGGGCGGCGCCACGGGGCACGGGCTGGGGCTGACCATCGCCCTGGGGCAGGCGGAGGTGCTGGGGGCGCGGCTGGTGTTCGCCAACGCGCTGGACGGCGGGGCCGTCGCCACGCTGATCCTGCCGGTGGACGAGGAGCGGTAGAGCTCGAACACAGCCCCGCGTTCCTTCGGGGCGCGCCCATGGCCCACAAGGCGTCCCATTTAGGTAGGTTCCGGGCATGACCAAGGCCGGAACCACCCTGGCGGCGGCGCAGGCTCCCGCACCCGTCGTACGTCTCCCCCGGCGCCGTGGCATCGAACTCGCCCTGATCGTGCTGGCCGTCCTGCTGTCCGTGTACGGCTACTGCGCGGTGGGGCTCGCGCGGACCGGTACCGTTCCGCCCGGCGCCGCCGGCTACGGCGCCGGGCTCGGGGTGCTCGCCCTGGCCGCGCATCTCGCCGTACGGCTGCGGGCGCCGTACGCCGATCCGCTGCCGCTGCCGATCGGGGTGCTGCTCAACGGGATCGGCCTGGTCCTGATCTACCGGCTGGACCTGGAGACACCGGGCGACCGCGCGGCCCCGGCCCAGCTGGTGTGGTCCACGCTCGGGGCCGGGCTGTTCATCGTCGTCGTGCTGGTGCTGCGCGACCACCGGGTGCTCCAGCGGTACGCGTACGTGTGCGTGGCCGCCGCGCTCGGCCTGCTGGCGCTGCCGATCCTCTTCCCGGCCGTCAACGGCGCCCGCATCTGGATCCGGCTCGCCGGATTCTCCATCCAGCCGGGCGAGTTCGCGAAGGTGCTGCTCGCGGTGTTCTACGCCGCCTATCTGGCGGCCAACCGCAACGCGCTCGCGTACACCGGCCGCCGGCTGTGGCGGCTGCAGTTCCCGACCGGGCGGGTGCTCGGGCCGATCGTCACCATCTGGCTGCTGAGCGTGGGCGTGCTGGTCCTGGAGCGGGATCTGGGCACCTCGCTGCTGTTCTTCGGGCTGTTCGTCGTCCTGCTGTACGTCGCCACCGGGCGCACCGGATGGATCGCGGTCGGGCTGCTGCTGGCGGTGCTGGGCGCCTGGGCCGTCGGCCGGTTCGAGCCGCATGTGGGCGGGCGGATCGAGGACTGGCTGCATCCGTTCCACACGATCGACGCCGGGATCGGGCCCAACCAGCTCTCCCAGTCGCTGTTCGCGTTCGCGGCCGGCGGGGTGCTGGGTACCGGGCTCGGGCTGGGGCACTCCGTACTGATCGGCTTCGCGGTGAAGTCGGACTTCATCCTGGCCACGGCGGGCGAGGAGCTGGGGCTCGCCGGGCTCGCGGCGATCGTCCTGCTGTACGCGCTGCTGGTGGAGCGCGGCTTCCGGGCGGGCCTCGCGCTGCGCGAACCGTTCGGCCGGCTCCTCGCCGTCGGGCTCGCCGCGCTCCTCGCCCTCCAGGTGTTCGTGATCGCCGGCGGGGTGAGCGGGCTGATTCCGCTGACCGGCATGGCGATGCCGTTCCTCGCCCAGGGCGGCTCCTCGGTGGTGACCAACTGGGCCATCGTGGCGCTGCTGATCCGGGTCAGCGACTCGGCGCGCAGCCAGTACGACGGGCGGGAGGCCCCGTGAGGGACCATCGCGACCACGGCGACTTCGGTGGCTTCCCCGAGGGCGGGCGGCCCATGGCCCGGTACATCCGGCACGCGTGCGGGTTCTGCGCGCTGCTGCTCGCCGCCCTGCTGGTCAACGCGGCCCGGGTGCAGGTGGTGGAGTCGGGCGTGTACGACGGCAATCCGGCCAACCGCCGTGCCACGATCGCCCGTTACGGCCAGCCGCGCGGCGACATCCTGGTCGGCGACGAGCCGGTCACCGGATCCACCGACACCGGCGAGCAGCTGCGCTACGAACGGGCTTACAAGGACGGCCCGTTGTACGCCCCGGTGACCGGATTCTCCTCCCAGCGGTACGGCACCACGTTCCTGGAGCACGCCGGGGACGGGGTGCTCTCCGGCACCGACCCGATGCTGTCGGTGCTGCCGCTGTGGAACGACCTGACGCGCCGGCCCAGTCGGGCCGGGAACGTCGTCACGACCCTGAACCGGGCCGCGCAGGAGGCGGCGTACCGGGGGCTCGCCGGGCGCAAGGGCGCGGTCGCCGCGATCGAACCGGCCACGGGCCGGATCCTGGCGCTGGTGTCGAGCCCGTCGTACGACCCCGGGCAGCTGTCCGGCAACGGGGAGGCGGTGACCTCGGCGTGGGAGCGGCTCAACCACGACCCGGAGAAGCCGATGCTCAACCGGGCGGTGCGGCAGACCTATCCGCCGGGCTCGACGTTCAAGGTGGTCACCGCGGCGGCGGCGCTGGACGCGGGTGTGGTCACCGACCTGGACGAACGCACCGACTCCCCCGACCCCTACCGGCTGCCGGGCACCGTCACCCGGCTGACCAACGAGGCCGACGGCTGCCGCGACACCTCGCTGCGGGACGCCTTCGAGTGGTCCTGCAACACGGTGTTCGCCAAGCTCGGCGTGGACGTCGGGGCGCGGGACATGGTCGGCACGGCGCAGGCCTTCGGGTTCAACGATGCCGGGCTGCGCATCCCGTTCGCCGTCGCGCCCAGCACCTTCGACCCGCACCTGGACCGGGCGCAGCTGGCGCTGTCCTCGATCGGGCAGTACAACACGCGGGCCACGCCGTTGCAGATGGCGATGGTCGCGGCGGCCGTCGCGAACGGCGGGCAGCTGCGCTCGCCGTACCTGGTGGAGCGGACCACCCGGCACAGCGGGGAGACAGTCGCCGGGAGCGGGATGCATCCGGTGCGGCAGGTGATGAACCCGTCGACGGCCACACGGCTGAAGGAGCTGATGACGGACGTGGTCCGGGAGGGCACCGGCACCCGGGCGGCCATCCCCGGCGCCCTGGTCGGCGGCAAGACCGGCACCGCACAGCACGGCGTCGGCAACTCCGGTGTACCGTACGCCTGGTTCGTCTCCTGGGCGCAGGCCGACGGCACCCTGGAGCCGCGGGTGGCGGTCGCGGTGGTGGTGGAGGACGCCTCGGCGGACCGGGGCGAGATCAGCGGCGGCGGGGACGCGGCGCCGATCGCCCGGGACGTGATGCGGGCGGTGCTCGGTCTGTGAGACGGGGGTGCCGGTCCCGGCGGGGGCCGACCTACCGTTCGGTCATGACGCAGACTTCCGCCGCGTACGAACTCGCCCAGGTCAACATCGCCCGCCTCAAGTTCCCTCTGGACTCGCCCCAGTTGACGTACTTCGTCGACGCGCTCGACCCGGTGAACGCGGTGGCGGACGCCGCGGACGGGTTCGTCTGGCGGCTGCAGAGCGACTCCGGCAACGCCACCGACATCCCGGTCCTCGGTGACGAGTGGCTGATCATCAACATGTCGACGTGGCGGGACACCAACGCGCTGACGGCGTTCATGTACCAGGGCCGGCACCGGGAGTTGCTGGCCCGTCGGCGTGAGTGGTTCGAGAAGCTGGAAGAGGCGACGGCCGTGCTGTGGTGGGTGCCGGCCGGCCACCGCCCGACGGTCGCCGAGGCGGAGGACCGGCTGCTGCACCTGAGGGCGCACGGCGCGACGCCGTACGCCTTCACGCTCCGTACGTCGTTCCCGGCCCCCGAGGGGGCTGCGGTCAGCCGATCGGCTTGATCATCTCCGAGCGGACCTGGAGGGTGAGCTTCGCGTACATCGTGAGGTCCACGTCGGACGGGTTCTGCGTGGCCGACTTGGGGGTGACGGACCCCACGGCGGCCCCCGTGTTGCCGTCGTTCCAGGCGCACATGGGGTAGGTCAGGGTCTCGCCGAGCTTCTTCTGGGTCAGCACCTCGCAGCTGACCGTGGGCGAGCCGCTCTGGGTGAAGTCCTTCCGCGCCACCGCCACCGTCACGCCGTCCGCATCGGAGGCCCCCTTCAGCATGTTGTCGCGGGCCTCGTCGGCGTTCTTGAACCGGCCGTACATGCCCGACACCACCAGGGTGCCCCGGGTCGCGTCGCCACCCACCCGGTAGGTGGCGACCACGGCGTGGACGTCCTTGGCGTCCCAGGCCCCGTCGGCCTCGTCCTCGATCTTCTTGCCCTCGGTGTCGGAGAGGTCCTGGGCGAGCTGGAACCTCCCGCCGACCAGCGTCTTCGGGAGGACGAGCTTGTTCTTCGCCTCGGGGAAGCCGCTGCTGACCACGGCTCCGAGCAGGATGAGCCCCACGACGATCAGCGTGACGACACCGCCCACGATCCCCAGGATCAGTCCGACCCGGCGCTTCTTCGGCGGCGGGGCCATGGGCGGCGCGCCCCAGGCCGGGTAGGGCTGCGGCGGGTACGGCTGGGCTTGCGGGTACGGGGAGCCGTACGGGCCGGGGGCAGCCTGCGGCGGGCCGTACGGGGA encodes:
- a CDS encoding ATP-binding protein, producing the protein MCCALAALLGVLVHVSVTNQTVDQARHQALSRLADATEAYEAGDTLLPGAGVDPEGLPPALRTLAASGQRGTIVSTHNGRPTMWAAGPVAGRRALAVEVDYSQQARTIAGLDNSILWSSGLAIGVTVLVGVFAVTRVTRRLHATARVARRISTGDLDARVDDPLTRDPSRPQDEVAAVAAALDTMASTLQSKLLSEQRFTADVAHELRTPLTGLHAAAELLPPGRPTELVRDRVAALRTLTEDLLEISRLDTGREKPAVGTEELGALARRVVRASGTDTEVRIVRSARVETDRRRLERVLGNLVANAHKHGGPPVVLTVDGPVVTVRDHGSGYPGYLVAHGPQRFRTEGGATGHGLGLTIALGQAEVLGARLVFANALDGGAVATLILPVDEER
- a CDS encoding FtsW/RodA/SpoVE family cell cycle protein, encoding MTKAGTTLAAAQAPAPVVRLPRRRGIELALIVLAVLLSVYGYCAVGLARTGTVPPGAAGYGAGLGVLALAAHLAVRLRAPYADPLPLPIGVLLNGIGLVLIYRLDLETPGDRAAPAQLVWSTLGAGLFIVVVLVLRDHRVLQRYAYVCVAAALGLLALPILFPAVNGARIWIRLAGFSIQPGEFAKVLLAVFYAAYLAANRNALAYTGRRLWRLQFPTGRVLGPIVTIWLLSVGVLVLERDLGTSLLFFGLFVVLLYVATGRTGWIAVGLLLAVLGAWAVGRFEPHVGGRIEDWLHPFHTIDAGIGPNQLSQSLFAFAAGGVLGTGLGLGHSVLIGFAVKSDFILATAGEELGLAGLAAIVLLYALLVERGFRAGLALREPFGRLLAVGLAALLALQVFVIAGGVSGLIPLTGMAMPFLAQGGSSVVTNWAIVALLIRVSDSARSQYDGREAP
- a CDS encoding penicillin-binding transpeptidase domain-containing protein, with amino-acid sequence MARYIRHACGFCALLLAALLVNAARVQVVESGVYDGNPANRRATIARYGQPRGDILVGDEPVTGSTDTGEQLRYERAYKDGPLYAPVTGFSSQRYGTTFLEHAGDGVLSGTDPMLSVLPLWNDLTRRPSRAGNVVTTLNRAAQEAAYRGLAGRKGAVAAIEPATGRILALVSSPSYDPGQLSGNGEAVTSAWERLNHDPEKPMLNRAVRQTYPPGSTFKVVTAAAALDAGVVTDLDERTDSPDPYRLPGTVTRLTNEADGCRDTSLRDAFEWSCNTVFAKLGVDVGARDMVGTAQAFGFNDAGLRIPFAVAPSTFDPHLDRAQLALSSIGQYNTRATPLQMAMVAAAVANGGQLRSPYLVERTTRHSGETVAGSGMHPVRQVMNPSTATRLKELMTDVVREGTGTRAAIPGALVGGKTGTAQHGVGNSGVPYAWFVSWAQADGTLEPRVAVAVVVEDASADRGEISGGGDAAPIARDVMRAVLGL
- a CDS encoding DUF3291 domain-containing protein — encoded protein: MTQTSAAYELAQVNIARLKFPLDSPQLTYFVDALDPVNAVADAADGFVWRLQSDSGNATDIPVLGDEWLIINMSTWRDTNALTAFMYQGRHRELLARRREWFEKLEEATAVLWWVPAGHRPTVAEAEDRLLHLRAHGATPYAFTLRTSFPAPEGAAVSRSA